The genomic region GGTCTCTTCCATTTTTCTACATCTTCTATCCAACTGCTATAGCATCGATCTCGTTGCTGAAGGTGCCAATTGGCTAGGGAGTAGCTTGATCGCCTCCGAGATAGTGGTCATTCATCAATTTGTGCTCTCTTGCGACAAATGCTCTCTCCGCGAGAcaaacaatatttaaacaataccTGCATAGAAGTGTTACACGCTTTTGTATGCCGTCCCTGTATATATTGCAAGTTATTTGCTATTGTAACAATCCGCACCTGACGCATTTTTCGAGATTAACGCTGAACCTACCGTACAGCTATAGCGACTCATAGAAGTGAAGAAATCGAATTCAATTCGGTTTTGTCAAGTTTTTCTTACAACGCTGTAGGTTTAGCGTTCACATGGAGCGATGTTTGCTCGAAGTTATTCCTCCGAACGGATTAATTCGTACCGCTGAATCGCCCGTGCAGGTGCTGCTGCTGTTCACCTTGATCGTGGAAGCCTGTCTGGACCATGGAAGCGCGGAGAAGAATCTGGACATAATACTGATGCTGTCGTGCTGCGTGCTCGCAATTTCGAAGGTGGGTTGGTTCCGATTTCGTTGTAGGGGCTTGGTCGCCAACTTCGTCTCCGCTGTGAAAGACCACCAAGAGTTGAAGGAAGAGGAGAAACGTGCCATCATGAGACATCACGCGCACATGGGCCGAAATATGTCTGTCAGTATACTGTGCGCCACGTACTGCACCGTCGCCGTCGCTGCGCTGATCACCTCGCTGCCCCAATTTGCCGTAGAAGAGGATGAAACGGAGAATCTCAACCAAACGATTTATAAGTGTAAGCACAGCCTCCCTCTTCCCACCGAGTGTACGCTGGAGCTTCTGGAATTACCAGAAAATCTATATTCGGTGGTCTCCATCGCGGAGTTCTTGATGACGGTGCTGATGGCCTGTGGAAATCTAGGTACCTCGTTCGTCGTCTGACTTCGTCCGTGCATTTTTTGCCATCATGTTTCACAGATAATATTTCCTTCCGCCTAGGTAGCGACACCATGTTCTTCGGCATCATGTTCCACCTGTGCGGGCAGGTGGAGGTGCTGAAGCTGGACTTCAGTAGATTCCTCGAGGACGGAGCAGACAGCACGAAACGTTTCAATGCCCTGGTGAACAGGCATTGTCATCTGTTGACGTTGGCCGAAGACTTGCACGACACGATCGGATCTGTTCTGGTCCTACAACTGTCGTCGAGCTGCTTCCTCATCTGCCTAACCGGTAACAAATTACATTTCCTATAgtaatgatagtaataataacaataaatttatttacggGATTAACCCATTGTTTTAAAAGAGatagaaatgaaaattaatcgtAAATATTTGAACGGATCTAGCCGTGACTGACATAAACGCTCGAAAATGTCCGCCGTTCAAAGGTTAATCACACGATTGATATACTTTCCGATACGATTTAGCATGTAACGGCTAGAAATTACGCTTTCGCaacgattaattaatttatacctGTACGTCTTAATCACTGACTGTCAGTGTCTGGTGGAGAGTGCTGGATTTCCAATTAAGATTCCTCCCTCCACAGGGGTCCAGTTCATCCTGTCTTTGCAGATGAAGAACTTTGCCATGGTGATTAAAGCATTTATGGTGGTGAACATTATGCTGTGCCAACTGTACGCGTACAGTTACGTGGGCGAGTACTCGaagaatcaattcgaagggatCGGATACTTGGCCTACTGCAGCGATTGGTACAACGCACCCTGCAATCTTTCAAGgaacattatatttatactgATGAAGTCCGAGTATCCCGTTCAACTGAAAGCTGGTAATTATTTCCCCATCAACCTCCAGACTTACATGAGCATTCTGAAGACCTCGATGTCGTATCTGTCGGTACTTCGCGTGATGGTAACGTAAGCGCCAGCATTTTCGCTCCAGCCAATTCTTTCCTGTACAAAATAGAAGGTAACGCTTAAGTAACAGAATCATTTGCAATTTGGTCGGCCGAGTACCGAGTTTACCGACTTTTTAAAAAGATCTTGTAATAAAATACTATACGGTCCGTACGTTACAGTGTCGTTTCTCCTCTAGTACATGCCCCTATTTTCTGCCTGACAGTGCCGATCTTGTCTAAAAGGTTATTTTAGCCCATCGATCACCACGATAAATTCCATCCAGTAGcgcaatctgggaagaggagatacgattattcgagccttgcacctcgtttttataattgtgaacaatcggtagcacgaataatcgtatctcccctaccaaaattgtccatttttgtttacaagctgcaggaaaattggggagaatttactgtagttgcgAAGGTGCCAACAATGTACCATGCATAACGAAAGTTCTATTACCCAGATCGAGCGACGCGTTGGAAATGCAATGCATTTAGAAAACATCGAGCGATCAAAATTTAGATTAGAAAAGTAGCAAGAACATTCTCCGAGCCAGTGTGAACCATTCCAACGCACCGAATAGTACTATACCAAAGCGGTACAGCAACTTACCGGGCCAACGCTGCGTAGCACAGTGACATTGCCCTCCTCCAAAACGACTCGATCGATGAATAAAGACCGTTTCGATAATCACTGACCAGTTTATTGATCTAGTTACAGTCGTTACCTCGCGATAGCGAATGAATAAGGGAAACGGTTGTTTCTTTCGCGAAACGATCGTTCGCAATTTAGGTGCGGCGGACTACTAACTTCGCGGAAGAGGGAGAACGCGCGCGTCTCCTATTCCTGAACGCAACAGAGGAGGAGCGCGTTAGTCCTATTTCCGATAAAAATTGAATGCGCCCCGCGATCTGTCGAGAAAGCGCTCGCTGGAAAAGGGAGAACGTATTACGTTGCGCGTAGCCGGCTAATAAAAGTGAGAGTACCGTGGAGCAACCCCTCTCTCGCCCCGTAACAATGTTGGCAGCGTGCAGCTGATGCCGAGCGTTTACGCGATTACGGCTGCATAAAACATCAATCGAAAAGCGCGGCGTACCGTCGCACTCGCGCCGAGATCGAAGATGCGGCGATCATCGGGGGAAACGTGCTATTTTGCCCGGACGTCCTGCCAGGATGAATCTACCGACGGACAAGGACTTCACCTATGAAATGGCTCCGATGAAGATCGTCTCGTGGCCCGTGGGCACCTGGCCCCTTCAGGAGTACAATTGCGTGACCGGCGCGAGGTCCGTGGCGGCACTTGCTTTTTTGGTGAGCTATTTATCGGTGAACATAAATGGAAAGCTTGTCCCGGAAATGTCAATCATTGCGTGGTAAAACAGAGTCGTTTGCGCAGATGCTGATGATGTGTATCGTGCACACGGAGATCTACCTGGACTACGGGAACGCGGAGAAGAATCTGGACGCGTTGGTGATGATCGCGTGCGGCATGCTCGCGATATCGAAGGTGGCTTGTTTCCGGTTTCGTCCTACGGGCCTGATCGCGAACTTCGTTTCCGCCGTGAGGGACTACCAGGAGCTGAACGGAGAGGAGAAACGTGCCATCGTGAGACGGCACGCGCACATGGGCCGGATGGCGTCCGCCAACATGCTGTTCTTCTCGTACTTCAGCGCGACGTTGTTCTCCATGGTGCCCATGTTTGCCGGGGACGACCACGCGACGGATAATCTCAACCTAACTCGAAAGGTTCAGCTGAACTATCCTATGCCAAGCGAGCGCACCCTGGAGCTCCTGCAAGTCCCAGGGAATTTGTACGCGTTGATTTACATCGGCGAGTACTTTCTACTTTTGGTGATCGCGGCGGGAAACCTCGGTATTTATTCGCCTTAGCGTGGTTATTCGTGTACACCTTGCAATAAAAACGACCGACGACTAGGTAGCGACTCCATGTTCTTCGGCATTGTTTTTCATCTGTGCGGCCAAGTGGAGGTGCTGAAGCTGGACTTCAGCAAATTCATCGAGGAAGGGGTGGATAGCACGCAACGTTTCAACGCCCTGATCAACAGGCATCGTCATCTGCTGGCACTGGCCGATCACCTGAACGACACGATCGGATTTATTCTGATCTTGCAACTGTTCTCGAGCTGCTTGCTGATCTGCACGACCGGTGATA from Megalopta genalis isolate 19385.01 chromosome 3, iyMegGena1_principal, whole genome shotgun sequence harbors:
- the LOC143259226 gene encoding odorant receptor 10-like, with the translated sequence MNLPTDKDFTYEMAPMKIVSWPVGTWPLQEYNCVTGARSVAALAFLMLMMCIVHTEIYLDYGNAEKNLDALVMIACGMLAISKVACFRFRPTGLIANFVSAVRDYQELNGEEKRAIVRRHAHMGRMASANMLFFSYFSATLFSMVPMFAGDDHATDNLNLTRKVQLNYPMPSERTLELLQVPGNLYALIYIGEYFLLLVIAAGNLGSDSMFFGIVFHLCGQVEVLKLDFSKFIEEGVDSTQRFNALINRHRHLLALADHLNDTIGFILILQLFSSCLLICTTGFQFILSLQVHNVVMVIKTIIVVGTVLTQTFAYSYVGEYSKNQFGGIGYLAYCSDWYNAPCSISKNILFVLMKTQYPVHLRAGRFFVINLETYTSILKTSMSYLSVLRVMIAP